The genomic segment GGGTTCATTGTGCATACGGAATCTGCCAGCTACCGCGGCGATAAAGTCCTTCTATCCGCCGGTGCTTGGAATGGTTCACTCCTTGACTCGTTGGGCTTGTCCATCCCGCTCACGCCTACCCGCAAAACGGTTGCCTGGTTTGGTGCAGATGAGAGCAAGTACAGTGCGGATAGCTTTCCTGCCTTCATCTTTCGCCTCGATGACTCCATGTTCTACGGATTTCCCAGCTTTGATGGCAGCGGTGTAAAAATCGGACGCCATGACGGAGGACTAGCCATCGATCCCGATAAACTGGAACGTACCTTTGGCACCTATTTGTCAGACGAAGGAGATGTTCGTTCCTTTTTGGAAGCGTATATGCCTGGGGCAGCCGGACCATTGCGACAAGGCAAGGTATGCATCTACACCATGACACCGGATGAGCATTTCGTCATTGATCGTCATCCTGAACATCCACAGCTTGTATTTGCAGCAGGCTTTTCCGGACACGGTTATAAATTCGCCAGTGCGATCGGGGAAGCGACCAGCCAACTGCTGGTAGAGGGAGCATCTTCCCTTGACCTGTCTATGTTTTCTTGGAAGCGATTCTCCTGTCCATCATAGCGGTTGTTCAAAAAACCGCCTTTTTGAACTCGCACTTATGAGTGAAAAAAGCCTCTCGCCGTATTTATGGCAAGAGGCTTTCATTCTTTTTACCACTCCCAAGACAAAGAACCGATCT from the Brevibacillus brevis genome contains:
- the solA gene encoding N-methyl-L-tryptophan oxidase, producing the protein MQNYDVIIVGAGSMGMAAGYYLAKQGVRILMIDAFDPPHTLGSHHGDTRIIRHAYGEGKQYVPLALRAQQLWSELEQASGIPVFAKTGVLNAGPLNCTFLNEIRESAEQYSLPLEVLSADEIMQRWPGINLPADYYGCLEPTSGVLYSENGIRTYRDLALASGATLLTNTPVTQLEPTGNGFIVHTESASYRGDKVLLSAGAWNGSLLDSLGLSIPLTPTRKTVAWFGADESKYSADSFPAFIFRLDDSMFYGFPSFDGSGVKIGRHDGGLAIDPDKLERTFGTYLSDEGDVRSFLEAYMPGAAGPLRQGKVCIYTMTPDEHFVIDRHPEHPQLVFAAGFSGHGYKFASAIGEATSQLLVEGASSLDLSMFSWKRFSCPS